A genome region from Candidatus Hydrogenedens sp. includes the following:
- a CDS encoding PASTA domain-containing protein, with protein sequence MIIFTAVIAGTGYYVYTQALSGGKYIIVPKITDIPVMEASKKLTELGLELGPYIPVVHDTVPKYYIISQKPEAGKVVRIGRKVFPVVSAGPSTEKIPDLRGKLLNEAQQIIEYNSKFKLGNIARIPRDEVPETVIAQDPPPDTDASQGTMINLLISTGKQLETYIMPNIVGKPIQEVEELLKPYDVNLVPNITDSPEAPSDIVLEQDPAPDTPIVRGQMVIYTIKLSGTTSLPDARYQAEVTYTMNEDWAVKEVRVELIDRHGNRELVWYKPRLYDTLSQIRYVRGTPINIKVSYISKATVEIFVDNINVASYELEGGNPPRLISPKY encoded by the coding sequence TTGATAATATTTACCGCTGTCATTGCAGGAACAGGTTATTATGTTTATACCCAAGCATTGAGTGGTGGAAAATATATCATTGTCCCTAAAATAACCGATATCCCTGTAATGGAAGCTTCCAAAAAACTAACAGAATTGGGTCTTGAATTAGGACCGTACATACCCGTAGTTCATGATACTGTCCCAAAATATTACATTATCAGCCAAAAACCTGAAGCTGGAAAGGTCGTTCGTATCGGTAGAAAAGTGTTTCCAGTCGTGAGTGCAGGTCCATCAACTGAAAAAATTCCCGATTTAAGAGGAAAATTATTAAATGAGGCTCAACAGATTATTGAATATAACAGTAAATTTAAATTAGGAAACATAGCAAGGATTCCAAGGGATGAAGTTCCTGAAACTGTTATTGCACAAGACCCACCTCCAGATACTGATGCAAGTCAAGGTACTATGATAAATCTTCTTATTAGTACTGGAAAACAATTAGAAACATATATTATGCCTAATATTGTAGGTAAACCTATACAGGAAGTTGAAGAACTATTAAAGCCTTATGACGTTAATCTTGTTCCAAATATCACAGATTCTCCAGAGGCACCTTCAGATATCGTTCTTGAACAGGACCCAGCACCAGACACACCAATTGTCCGTGGCCAAATGGTTATATACACAATAAAACTCTCTGGAACTACTTCGCTCCCAGATGCTCGCTATCAAGCAGAAGTGACTTATACCATGAACGAGGACTGGGCTGTAAAAGAAGTTCGCGTTGAACTTATCGACCGACACGGGAACCGTGAACTTGTTTGGTATAAACCGAGACTCTACGACACATTATCTCAAATAAGATATGTTCGCGGAACCCCTATAAATATAAAGGTCTCATATATCAGCAAAGCAACTGTTGAAATTTTTGTTGACAATATAAATGTAGCTTCCTATGAATTAGAAGGAGGCAATCCACCTCGTTTGATATCACCCAAATACTAA
- a CDS encoding formylglycine-generating enzyme family protein: MTLRKNVAIFTISLLFLTPYLYAQHHSADYKPPFYVIQLSELLRVIQIYNYGSYHCSPGSEDGYALGPGNNSCQPHNSDYNPQNWQISFDEVLRLVQLYKSDSYKIDSTGEDGFQLGTATELTPGTKSQFLGITFVWIPSGSFYMGTTKSPNDLVNLYGGTASLYTSEYPQHLVVISRGFWMSETEITQQQWQNIMGYNNSNNKGDNLPVENLTWEECQKFIDKINTMGSGTFRLPTEAEWEYACRAGSTTEFYFGDDASQLDNYGWHYNNSNYQTHPVGQKLPNAWGLYDMHGNVWEWCQDWYDANYYQYSPSIDPNGPASGKYKVLRGGTCLRTSARCRSAFRSWNAPDLSMPDQGFRICKMPD; encoded by the coding sequence ATGACACTAAGAAAAAATGTGGCAATATTTACTATATCCTTATTATTTTTAACCCCCTATCTATATGCTCAACATCATTCTGCAGATTACAAACCGCCTTTTTATGTTATTCAATTATCAGAACTACTTCGCGTAATTCAAATATACAATTACGGTTCATACCATTGTTCCCCTGGTTCTGAAGATGGATATGCCTTAGGTCCAGGCAATAACAGTTGCCAACCTCATAATTCGGATTATAATCCTCAAAACTGGCAAATATCCTTTGATGAAGTTTTAAGATTAGTACAACTTTATAAGAGCGATTCATACAAAATAGATAGTACAGGTGAGGATGGTTTCCAATTAGGCACAGCAACTGAACTAACTCCAGGGACAAAGTCTCAATTTTTAGGGATAACGTTTGTTTGGATTCCATCAGGTTCATTTTATATGGGGACAACCAAATCCCCAAATGACTTAGTAAACCTTTATGGTGGAACCGCTTCACTTTACACTTCCGAATATCCTCAACATCTTGTAGTTATATCTCGCGGATTCTGGATGAGTGAAACAGAGATTACTCAACAACAATGGCAAAATATCATGGGTTATAACAATTCCAATAATAAAGGAGATAATCTACCTGTAGAAAATCTAACATGGGAAGAATGCCAAAAATTTATTGATAAAATAAATACTATGGGTTCAGGTACATTCCGTTTACCTACCGAAGCAGAATGGGAATATGCATGTCGAGCAGGTTCCACTACCGAATTCTATTTTGGTGACGATGCGTCACAATTAGATAACTACGGTTGGCATTACAATAACAGTAATTACCAAACACACCCTGTAGGCCAAAAACTCCCAAACGCATGGGGATTGTACGATATGCATGGGAATGTATGGGAATGGTGTCAAGATTGGTATGATGCTAATTATTATCAATACTCTCCATCTATTGACCCAAATGGTCCTGCATCAGGCAAATATAAAGTATTACGTGGTGGTACTTGTTTGCGAACATCTGCTCGTTGTCGTTCTGCTTTTCGTTCATGGAATGCCCCAGACTTATCTATGCCAGACCAAGGATTTAGAATATGCAAAATGCCAGATTAA
- a CDS encoding SBBP repeat-containing protein translates to MQNARLKLLPLILLLTVPSFFTTYIYGLSLTTTPLFFEPNLHRFSSDVLFYSSSTPISVACYKDSIIFHDIYSNIYLKVSFNKSNTQSISGSISLPSYSCYFDKYFNSKNVPIISPHYKAVIYKEIYPNIDLYLYENSKHFEFDFIIYPHANWNQISLNFDVLSQNTWVPVIPKLSNNKIIITYNNSYFEFFAPCAFQWINGQKRTIPIKILNDNGINFNLSDSNFNPNYPLILDPTLLAGTYLGGNNTDKIIDVKVDSAGNIYLIGETKSPNFPTSYGVFQSNFLGGDITGDIFVTKMNPTANQILFSTFLGGSGDDSPTCLEIDSYRNIYIAGITSSSDFPITANAYQNQKRGNRDSFFVKLSSTGQNLIYSSYIGGSVDESIMSLDILPNQQVILTGWTQSNDFPVVGDSNLNLTFGGGGLDGFLVKYDSSLNLLWSGYIGTSGIDLCKTVRYYNNTFILGGYTSSQNFPTTSGTIQPNYRGGYYDSFIMTLSAEDTSLIASTFIGGNLADLCNDLCLDSNGNIYITGETSSSNFPVTISSFQVSYGGGEKDAFVTKLNPSLNQIVFSSYLGGSKTESSLGISLDSTSRVYVVGYTYSGDFPVIYGTLQPNYGGNQDAFFSCFNQNGSLLQYSTYYGGNNEEKARALFITSSNVMYMVGETASTILPITSGTYQTTFAGGSSDGFLASIDVSSPLTEGEGQTEGGNIEGTPEGSFEGEGLRVWLIAPIERTLNEGSSTTFVIGISGYIGTVNYQWQFKSSSGEEYTPILYSNSPMLTLRNINLSSAGFYRCRVSDSQGTVFSSPFKLNVISQTEGTLEGGTEGGNEEGNIEGEGNIEGNNEGILEGITEGSVDGTTEGIIAEGEGNASEGNIEGEGDGEGSLNSPCNLEIQGLETHSLLMDMAQNIYYIFVPIEGTLNDIIINISLTHDDLRQILIQLISPAGTELFLMIYPSQGGTILDNVFFDDYAEISITEGTNPFAGSYKPIGFLGVLKGEHIYGMWTLRIVDSQTGGRGYLESWKLIFNTYSCNNAEGQNPEGEMNDYHSADINHDYTISLPELLRVIQIFNSGSYHCDITGEDFFGLGTGDQNCVRHTSDYLPPYWTITLPELLRLIQLFNVGGYRVCSDSEDGFCLPE, encoded by the coding sequence ATGCAAAATGCCAGATTAAAATTGTTGCCTCTTATCTTATTACTCACTGTGCCTTCCTTTTTTACTACATATATTTATGGATTATCTCTCACTACTACTCCCCTATTTTTTGAACCCAACTTGCATCGATTCTCATCTGATGTCCTGTTTTATTCCTCATCAACACCTATTTCTGTCGCATGTTATAAAGATTCCATTATCTTTCACGACATATACTCAAATATATATTTAAAAGTGAGTTTTAACAAAAGCAATACACAATCAATCTCTGGTAGCATATCCCTACCTTCATATTCATGTTATTTCGACAAATATTTCAATTCTAAAAATGTTCCCATTATATCGCCACATTACAAAGCAGTTATTTACAAAGAAATATATCCGAATATCGACTTATATCTTTATGAAAATAGTAAACATTTTGAGTTTGATTTCATCATTTATCCCCATGCTAATTGGAATCAAATTTCATTAAACTTTGATGTACTGTCACAAAATACATGGGTTCCAGTTATACCAAAATTATCTAATAATAAAATTATCATTACTTATAACAACTCTTACTTTGAGTTTTTTGCTCCTTGTGCTTTTCAATGGATTAATGGACAAAAAAGAACTATTCCAATTAAAATTCTCAATGATAATGGAATTAACTTTAATCTATCTGACTCAAATTTTAACCCCAATTATCCACTAATATTAGACCCTACGTTGCTTGCTGGAACATATCTTGGTGGTAATAATACCGATAAAATTATTGATGTAAAAGTAGACTCCGCAGGGAATATATATCTAATTGGTGAAACTAAATCTCCTAATTTTCCAACAAGTTATGGGGTGTTTCAAAGTAATTTTTTAGGTGGTGATATAACAGGAGATATATTTGTAACAAAGATGAACCCTACTGCAAACCAGATTTTATTCTCCACATTTTTAGGCGGTTCTGGTGATGACAGTCCAACATGTTTAGAAATTGACTCTTATCGCAACATTTACATAGCAGGTATTACATCCTCTTCGGATTTTCCTATTACCGCAAATGCATATCAAAATCAAAAAAGAGGGAATCGTGACAGCTTTTTTGTAAAACTAAGTTCTACTGGACAAAATTTAATATATAGTTCCTATATCGGTGGAAGTGTAGATGAAAGTATCATGTCTCTTGATATTTTGCCAAATCAGCAAGTGATATTAACAGGTTGGACACAATCCAATGATTTTCCTGTCGTAGGAGATTCTAATTTAAATTTAACATTCGGCGGAGGTGGTTTAGATGGTTTTTTGGTGAAATATGATTCTTCATTAAATTTATTATGGAGTGGTTACATTGGCACTTCTGGAATAGATTTATGTAAAACAGTAAGGTATTATAACAATACATTTATTTTAGGAGGATATACATCATCTCAGAATTTCCCGACTACTTCAGGAACAATACAACCTAACTACAGAGGGGGATATTATGATTCGTTTATTATGACATTATCCGCTGAAGATACGTCTCTCATTGCCTCAACGTTCATCGGCGGAAATTTAGCTGATTTATGTAATGATTTGTGTTTAGACTCCAATGGAAACATATACATAACAGGAGAAACCTCATCATCAAATTTTCCTGTTACCATTTCTTCATTCCAAGTAAGTTATGGAGGGGGTGAAAAAGATGCATTTGTAACAAAATTAAATCCGTCACTAAATCAAATCGTGTTCAGTAGTTACTTAGGCGGTAGCAAAACAGAATCAAGTCTTGGCATTTCATTGGATAGTACCTCTCGTGTGTATGTTGTAGGATATACATATTCTGGAGATTTCCCCGTAATTTATGGAACTTTACAACCTAATTATGGAGGGAATCAAGATGCTTTCTTTTCATGCTTTAATCAAAACGGAAGTTTGCTTCAATACAGCACATACTACGGAGGAAATAATGAAGAAAAAGCAAGAGCACTATTTATTACAAGTTCTAATGTAATGTATATGGTCGGTGAAACTGCCTCTACCATTTTACCTATAACATCAGGAACATATCAGACGACCTTTGCTGGTGGTAGTTCAGATGGTTTCTTAGCAAGTATCGATGTCTCATCTCCCTTAACAGAAGGAGAAGGACAAACAGAAGGTGGAAATATAGAAGGTACACCTGAAGGCTCCTTTGAAGGTGAAGGATTGCGCGTCTGGTTAATTGCACCTATTGAACGCACCTTAAATGAAGGAAGTTCCACAACATTTGTTATTGGAATTTCTGGATACATTGGCACCGTTAACTATCAATGGCAATTTAAGAGTTCTTCAGGTGAAGAATATACCCCCATTCTTTACTCTAATAGCCCCATGTTAACATTAAGAAATATAAATTTAAGCTCTGCTGGATTCTATCGTTGTAGAGTTTCTGATTCACAAGGAACTGTTTTTTCTTCACCATTTAAATTAAATGTAATTTCTCAAACGGAAGGGACTCTTGAAGGAGGAACAGAAGGAGGGAATGAAGAGGGAAATATAGAAGGAGAAGGAAATATAGAAGGCAACAATGAAGGTATATTAGAAGGGATAACTGAAGGTTCTGTTGATGGCACAACAGAAGGAATAATCGCAGAAGGTGAAGGGAACGCATCCGAAGGTAACATTGAAGGAGAAGGTGATGGTGAAGGTAGTCTAAATTCTCCATGTAACTTGGAAATTCAGGGTTTAGAAACCCACAGTCTTCTAATGGACATGGCACAAAATATTTACTATATTTTTGTACCAATTGAAGGCACATTAAACGATATTATCATTAACATTTCCCTTACCCATGATGATTTACGACAAATATTAATTCAACTTATTTCCCCAGCAGGAACAGAATTATTTTTAATGATTTATCCTTCACAAGGAGGAACCATATTAGACAATGTATTTTTTGATGATTATGCAGAAATTAGCATTACTGAAGGAACAAATCCTTTCGCTGGAAGTTATAAACCTATAGGATTTCTGGGCGTTTTAAAAGGTGAACATATCTACGGGATGTGGACATTGCGTATCGTGGACTCACAAACGGGTGGAAGAGGTTATCTTGAATCGTGGAAACTAATATTTAACACATATTCATGTAATAATGCCGAAGGACAAAATCCAGAAGGAGAAATGAACGATTATCATTCTGCGGACATAAACCATGACTATACTATTTCATTACCAGAACTATTAAGGGTTATTCAGATATTCAACTCTGGTTCGTATCACTGTGACATAACAGGAGAAGACTTTTTTGGATTAGGTACTGGAGACCAAAATTGTGTTAGGCATACTTCTGATTACCTCCCCCCTTATTGGACAATAACCCTACCAGAGTTACTACGACTTATACAACTATTTAATGTCGGCGGTTATCGTGTTTGCTCTGATAGTGAAGATGGTTTTTGTTTGCCTGAGTAA
- the rpe gene encoding ribulose-phosphate 3-epimerase has protein sequence MKKEEKIRIAPSILSCDFSKLGEEITQLINAGADYIHFDVMDGHFVPNITIGPPIVASLRRYCSVPMDVHLMIDNPEEYIETFADAGADIITIHIEATNHPHRLINQIRDLGCKAGIVLNPATPESRIEFLVEDIDMVLVMTVNPGFGGQKFIPDMLRKIKSIRAMIGDKDLEVDGGIDQYTAGEVIKAGANILVAGSYVFSNSSYKTAIKNLKESVNFI, from the coding sequence ATGAAAAAAGAAGAAAAAATTAGAATAGCACCTTCCATCCTTTCATGTGATTTTAGTAAATTAGGAGAAGAAATAACTCAGTTGATAAATGCTGGGGCTGACTATATTCATTTTGATGTTATGGATGGACATTTTGTGCCTAACATTACCATAGGACCTCCAATTGTAGCATCATTACGTCGTTATTGTTCCGTTCCGATGGATGTACATCTTATGATTGATAATCCAGAAGAATACATAGAAACTTTTGCAGATGCAGGTGCTGACATTATTACTATTCATATTGAGGCGACAAATCATCCACATCGTTTGATTAACCAGATAAGAGACCTCGGGTGTAAAGCTGGTATAGTCCTCAATCCAGCAACACCCGAAAGTCGAATTGAATTTTTAGTAGAAGATATAGACATGGTATTAGTTATGACTGTTAATCCTGGTTTTGGGGGACAAAAATTTATTCCAGATATGCTTAGAAAAATTAAATCTATACGGGCAATGATTGGAGATAAAGATCTGGAAGTTGATGGTGGAATAGACCAATATACGGCGGGAGAAGTTATAAAAGCAGGTGCTAATATTTTGGTGGCAGGCTCTTATGTTTTCTCAAATTCCTCTTATAAAACAGCAATAAAAAACTTAAAAGAAAGTGTAAATTTTATTTGA